The window GGTCTCGAACGTGGGATTGCGGCCGTCGAGCTTGAGATCCTTGGGGTCGACTTCGAAATAGGGAACCTTCGTTCCGTCCTTCGAGATCGCCTCATGTTGCGAAACCACCGAGTGGCTGGCGTCGAAGAACGCGGGCGACTGCTTCAGGCGCTCGGGCGTACCGCCGCCGACCTGGCCCAGGCTCAGGCTCGCGGGCGTGAGGAAGTCGGTCATCCGCAGCCAGAAGTCGTCGCTAGTGTAGCTGTCCACGGCGCTCGCTTCGATTTGGCCCAGTTCGGGCAGACCCGGCACCGGGGTCAGGGTCCAGGCGCCCGATGCGGGCCGCGCCACCACCACGCGGCTCTTCACGTTGTCGAGCGTATTCAAGAGGAGCGCGCTCTTCGTGGTCTCGAAGCTGACGAGCGAGGTGCGGTCGGTCGGCTTGAACACCACGCTGATCTGCCGCTGGCCCTTGAGGAAGTCCTCGAGCCTGGCCGAGACGAGTGATCCCGCGGGGTAGGTCTGGCCGCCGACCTTCCAGTCGGTGCGCAGCTGCATCAGCAGCCATTCGTGCCACACGCCCGCATCGGCGTCGATCGGCTTATCGATCTTTACCAACTTGCCGTCGCGGACCAGAAAAAATTCGTTCGCGTAGAACGTAATCACGCGCTGGACGAAATCGCGCTCGAATCCGGGAGTGTGATCGCGGTACCCGCCCGCCGTGACGTCGGACGGAATCGTCTCGTAGATCGTCCGGGCGGCGCTCATCGGCGTACCGCGCGTCCAGATCTTCACCAGACGCGAATAGCCGGAAGTGGTCATGGTGGTGGAATCGATCGCCGGCTCCAGGAACAGGTGGTCCTTGTCCATCCAGTTAACGTCGCTCTTCGACTCCGGCACCGTGAAACCCCCGGCCACGAACTTCTTCGTGCCGAGGTCGAATTCGCGAATCACGGTGGCGTCGCCGCCGCCGCGCGAGAGCCGGATGAGGCAGCGCGTGTAGTCGGGAGGCAGCACCTGGACCTGATTCCAGATCCAGTTCTCTTTTTCCTGTTTCGCGACGGCGTCGAGATCGAGCACGGTCTCCCAGGCGGGGTTCGGCTTGCGGTACTCGGCCAGCGTCGTGCGCCGCCAGATTCCCTTCTCGTGCTGGGCGTCGCGCCAGAAGTTGTAGTACCGATCGCCGTACCGGGTGACGTAGGGAATCTTCTCGTTCGAGTCGAGGATCTTGCGAAACCGATCGCTCATGGCGGTGAAGGCCGGCGTCTCGGCCAGCTCATGGGTGCTGATCTTGTTCTGCTGTCCGACCCAGTCGAGCGCCTTCTTGCCCTCCACCGATTCCAGCCACAGGTAGGGATCCGAGTCGGCAGGGGCGCTCGAGGTCGGCGCCGGCACGAACAGCAACGCGAGCAACAACAGGCGAAGTCGATTCATCGAAGCCTCCGGAATTGTGCGGGACGAGAACCCCGCGACCCTCTCAGATGGACCGCGACGCAGCAACGGGAAACGCGCGGAGCTCGAATCCCCGCACTCACCGGGCGAGCCCCGCACTCACCGGCGCGAAAGCGACGCTCGGCGCTCGGCCCTTGAGCGATTGTCCGGTCCGGCTAGATTTCCAGCACTCATGACCCGGCGCCTGGCCGTTCTCGCATTGCTGTGGATTCCCGCGGCCGCCCAGGCGGCAAGCCCCAAACCCGGTCCGCCGCTCACGATTCGCCGAGTGAGCGGTCCGATCACGCTCGACGGGGACCTGTCGGATCCGGGCTGGAAGGGGGCGGACTCGGTCACCACCTGGTTCGAGACCCGGGTCGGCGACAACGTGGAGCCCCAGGTTCGCAACCTCGGGTTCCTCGCCTACGACGATCACTATCTGTACGCCGGCTTCCACTTCGAAGACCCGAATCCGAAGCGGATTCGCGCCCCAATCGGCGATCACGACGCCATCCAGGGCTCCATGGACTATGGCGGCGTCATTATCGACAGCCGCAACGACAGCAAGACGGCGCGGATGTTCCTCGCCAATCCTCATGGAGTTCAGTACGACGCCGTCACCAGCGACGTCACTGGCGAGGACAGCTCGCCCGATTTCTACTGGGACGCGGTGGGGAAGATCACGCCGACCGGCTGGAATCTCGAGATCCGGATTCCGTTCTCGTCGCTGCGCTACGCGAGCGACTCGCTGCCGACCTGGGGCATCCTGCTCTACCGCAACTACCCGCGCGATCGTCACTATCAGTTCTTCTCGGCGCGCTTGCCGCGCGACGTCTCGTGCTTCATCTGCAATTCGAGCAAGCTGACTGGTCTCGCCGATCTGCCGCACGACTCGCACCTGGTGGTGGCACCGTTCGCGACCGCCGAGAAGAAGGACGAACTGACCGGCGACGCCGGCTCGCCTCTCGAGGACCATCCGGTCAAGGGCGACGGCGGCGTGGATGTGAAGTGGAATCCGGCCGGCGATCAAGCCATCGACGGCGCCTGGCGCCCCGACTTCTCACAGGTCGAATCCGACGCCGCGCAGATCACCGCCAACGAGCGCTTCGCGGTTTTCTACCCCGAGAAGCGCCCGTTCTTCCTCGAGGGCATCGACCTCTTCAGCACGCCGTTTCAGGCAGTCTACACGCGCACCGTCACGGCCCCCGACTGGGGCGTACGCGCCACCGGCCGTTTCGGAACCTCGGCCTACACCGTGCTCGCCACGCACGACCGCGGTGGCGGCAGCGTGATCATTCCGGGCCCCCAGGGATCGAATTTCGCGCCGCAGGACTTCGCCTCCGATGTCGGCATCGTCCGGATCCGGCACGACATGGGCCAGTCGTTCGTGAGCGTGCTCGGGACCGCGCAACAGGTCGATGGCGGTGGACACAACTACGTGGGCGGCCCCGACCTTCAATGGCGACCGCGGCCGACTGACGCCTTCACCGGGCAGGCACTGTGGAGCCAGACGCAGACCCCGGCGCGTCCGGACCTCGCCGGGGAGTGGGACGGGCGCACGCTCGACGACCACGCCGCACTGCTCAACTGGTCGCACAACACGCCGCACTTCGACTGGTTCCTGCAGGGTCAGGATCTCGGACCCGACTTTCGCGCCAACAACGGCTTCATACCGCAGGTCGGATTTCGCGAGGCGTTCCTCGACGGCGGCTATACCATCCGCCCTGGGAACTTCTTCATTTCACGCCAGCGCTTCTTCACCACCGACTATCTCGATCTCGACCCCTCGGGAAACACGCTCGCTCGGCACATCGCCCTCGGCACCGGCGGCGACGGGAAGCTCAGCACGTTCTTCCGGCTCGAGCTGAACCACGACGACATCCTGGTGAGTGATACGTTGCTGTCACGGTTCCGGCCGCGCTTCTACGTCGAGGCGAGCCTCGGCCGCTTCATCAACTTCATTTCGCTGGACAGTTACTTCGGTCAGGAGATCGACTTCGACAACGCCCGGCGGGGCACCGGCGCGACGCTGATCGGCAGCGTCACGCTTCGCCCTTCCGACCATTTGGAGCTGCGTGGCGATGGGAGCACGCGCTGGATCAACGAGACTACGCCGGATGGCCATTCGGGCCGGCTGTTCCTCGCCGACGTCGGCCGCCTGCGCCTCACCTGGTCGTTCAGCTCGCGTTCGTACGTCCGCCTGATCGGGCAGTTCGTCAAGACCACGCGCGACACCTCGCTTTACACGTTCGAGATCGAGCCCAAGGACGCCGACCTCAGCGGCTCGGCCCTGTTCGCCTACAAACTGAACTGGCAGAGCGTGCTGTTCCTGGGCTACGGCGACGACCGGACGTTTGCCGACCTCACCGGCCAGTACACGATCTCGGCCCGGCAGGCCTTCGCCAAGATTTCGTACGCGTTCCAGATATAGCCGGCCTGCCGGTGAGTCGCGTCCTGTCAAACTCGCTCGAAGAATCGTGGCAAATGACGCCCCTCCGGCGCATCCTGAGGGTCGTGCTCCGAAGATTGCAGCTGGCGGGTGGCTACTGGTTGTGGCGCGGGATCCTAGCGTGATTCTTGCCGAGGACCGCCGGAAACCAAGGTACGACTTGGGCTTGTGCCAGCCAACCGCAATCTTCGGAGCAAGACCTATCGGGTGTCCTGCACCCGGACGGTGCCCTGCCCGAGGCCCTCGGCGGGGTCATCAAGTTCCTTCATCGCGGAGTAGGACCATGTCCCATACGGATCGCCGAGTTGGATTGCGGTTTCGGGCCGTTCCCCGCGGGGCGGTGCTCGCCGGGTTGCTTGCCCTGACCGCCTGTTCCGCGCGCGTCGCGCGCGCAGACGCCACGGCCGGGTTCGTCGAGCACTGGAGCAGCAGCGCCTTCGCCGGCTGGGGAGGCGGCTCGAGCTATTCGAACCCCGGCACCGGCGGAGCACTCGGCGCAGGCGACGGTTTTCTGATCATCTCGAACGCCACGCCGTTCAATCTCGGGGCCAAGTCGAGCGGTCCCAACTACACCGGCGATTGGCGGGCGGCGGGGATCGGAAAGGTCCAGTTCTCGCTCAAGGACGTGGGCAACCCCGATCCGCTCGAGATCCACTTCACGCTCGGCAGCCAGTCGACCTTCTACCAGTGCAACACCGGGTTCGTCCCAACGTCGGACTGGTCGACCTTCACGGTCGATCTCTCGGACACGGCCAACTTCACGCGCATCATCGGTGTGGGCACCTTCAGCAGCGCGATCACCGCGGTCGACAGGGTCTTGATCCGGCACGACGTCTCGCCCTTCGTACAGTCGCCCGATCCGATCGCCGCGGACTTTGGGCTCGACGAGTTCACGTTCGTCGCTGGCAGCACCGGTGTCCCGCTCCCGGGCCCGGCGGTCGCGCTTCCGATCGAGCTCGCTCCGCCCTATCCCAATCCGTCGCGTGGCCCGGTCGCGCTGTCGCTCCAGTCGCACGACGCGTCGGCGATCACGATTCAGGTCGTTGACGTGAGCGGACGCCTCATCCGGCGCGCTACTCTCGCCGCGGCCTCGCCGGGCCCGCGGCTCTGGACCTGGGACGGGCGGAGCGACGCGGGCGACGTGGCGCCGGCGGGCTACTACCGCGTGCGCGCGTTCAGCGCGGCGGGCGGAACGAGCCAGCCGCTGGTACGGCTGGCGGGGGCGAGGTAGCGGTCGGGGGCGAGGCTACGGCGCGAGCAGGGCGGACACCGCCCTGTTCCACCGCTCCATCTCGGCGCGCCGCCAGACGGCGCCGTGCTGAGGCCTGAACACCCGCTCGATCTCGCGCGCGTGGTCCACTTCGCGAGCGCTCTTCCAGAACCCGACGGCCAGGCCAGCGAGCAGCCCCGCGCCGAGCGCGGTGGTCTCGATCACGCGCGGGCGCTCGACCGGCACGCCGAGCAGATCGGCCTGGATCTGCATCAAGAGATCGTTGGCCGATGCGCCGCCATCCACGCGCAGCCGCTTCACGCGCACGCGCGCGTCGCGCTCCATCGCCTCGACCAGCTCGCAGGATTGAAACGCCAGTGACTCGAGGGCGGCACGCACTAGATGAGCGCGCGTGGTGCCGCGGGTAAGGCCGATGATGGCGCCGCGCACGTCGGCGCGCCAATGGGGAGCGCCCAGGCCGACGAATGCCGGCACGAACACCACGCCGCCCGAATCCGGAACGCTGCGCGCCAGCGCCTCGCTCTCATCCGCCTGGCGCAAGAGCCCGAGCCCGTCGCGCAGCCACTGGATCGCAGCGCCGGCGATGAACACGCTCCCCTCGAGCGCGTAGGCGATCTCGCCACGTGAGCCACAGGCGATGGTGGTGAGGAGCCCGGCCTTCGAAGCCACCGCGCGGGCCCCGGTGTGGAGCAGCAGAAACGCCCCGGTGCCGTAAGTGTTCTTGGAGCTGCCCGGCGTCACGCAGCCCTGGCCGAACAGCGCCGCCTGCTGGTCTCCCGCGATCCCGGCGATCACGACCCCGTCCGGCACGAATCCAGCGCCGCGCGTCACGCCGAATCGTCCGCTCGACGGGAGCACCGCCGGCAGCACGCGCGCCGGCACGCCGAACCGGCGCAACAGCGCCGCGCTCCAGCGTCGCTCACGAATATCGTAGAGCATGGTGCGTGAGGCGTTGGTGGGATCGGTGGCGTGGACCGCACCACCGGTCAGCTTCCAGAGCAGCCACGAATCGACGGTCCCGAACGCCAACTCGCCACGGTGCGCGGCGGCGCGTCGAGACGCCGACTCGCGCAGCAGCCATTCGAGCTTGCTCGCCGAGAAGTAGGGATCGAGCACCAGGCCGGTGCGGCGTCGGATTCCGATCTCGAGGCCCCGTCGTTTCAAAGCCTGGCAGCGCTCGTGCGTTCGCCGGTCCTGCCACACGATCGCGCGCGCCACCGGCCGCCCCGTGCGGCGGTTCCAGAGCACCGTGGTCTCGCGCTGATTGGTGATGCCGATTGCCGCCACGCGCGCGCCCGGACCATCGCCCGCCGAGCGCAGCGCCTCGCGCGCCGCGCGCTCCACACTGGCCCAGATCTCGAGTGCGTCGTGTTCGACCCAGCCCGGCTTCGGGAAATGCTGGGGCAGCTCGGCGTAGCCGCGCCCCACCACGCGCCCGCGCCGGTCGAGCAGCAACGCGGTGCTGCCGGTCGTGCCCTGGTCCAGCGCCAGCACGAATGCGGGCCTCGCTGGCCTCACGCGGGCCTCACGCTGGCCACCCGGCCTGATCGATCAGCCGGTCTTCGGCGTGAAGCGCGAGGTCCCAGTCGATGATCTCGTCGCGCTCGCGCTCCCCGCTCCAGCCGAGCAACCGCGCCATGGTCTTCGCGACCGTCGGCGCGGTCGCAAGCCCGCGATCGGGCGCCAACCACAACGCCGAGCGGCGGCGCATCACATCGGCGAGCCGGCGAGCGAACGCCTCGCGCACCGCCCACTCGACCCGCTTCTCGAGCGGCGGATCGCCGGCGAGCGGCGCGGGCAGCGGGGCCTCTGGATCCAGCAACACCGGCTGCGTCTGGCCCTGCCGCGCCAGCACGCGCGCCAGCGCATCGCGCGCCATCACCCGGAAGGTCGTGTACTTGCCGCCCGCCACCACCACGGTGCCGTTTTCTTCGATCACGAGATGCTCGCGCGACAGCTCGCCGGCCGGACCTTCGGCCCGCACCAGCGGCCGCAGCCCCGACATGACCGAGCGCGGCCGGATGTTCGCCACCGACGGGAGTACCCGCTCCAATCCACCGCGCAGGTAGCGCAGCTCGTCGA is drawn from Candidatus Sulfotelmatobacter sp. and contains these coding sequences:
- a CDS encoding prolyl oligopeptidase family serine peptidase produces the protein MNRLRLLLLALLFVPAPTSSAPADSDPYLWLESVEGKKALDWVGQQNKISTHELAETPAFTAMSDRFRKILDSNEKIPYVTRYGDRYYNFWRDAQHEKGIWRRTTLAEYRKPNPAWETVLDLDAVAKQEKENWIWNQVQVLPPDYTRCLIRLSRGGGDATVIREFDLGTKKFVAGGFTVPESKSDVNWMDKDHLFLEPAIDSTTMTTSGYSRLVKIWTRGTPMSAARTIYETIPSDVTAGGYRDHTPGFERDFVQRVITFYANEFFLVRDGKLVKIDKPIDADAGVWHEWLLMQLRTDWKVGGQTYPAGSLVSARLEDFLKGQRQISVVFKPTDRTSLVSFETTKSALLLNTLDNVKSRVVVARPASGAWTLTPVPGLPELGQIEASAVDSYTSDDFWLRMTDFLTPASLSLGQVGGGTPERLKQSPAFFDASHSVVSQHEAISKDGTKVPYFEVDPKDLKLDGRNPTFETGYGGFEIPILPYYSGVEGAGWIEKGGVLVVANIRGGGEFGPRWHQAAMKANRPRAYEDFIAVAEDLVRRKVTSPPHLGCMGGSNGGLLVGNMLTRRPDLYGAIVCESPLLDMHRYHKLLAGASWMSEYGDPDKPDEWAYIKGFSPYENVKKDVKYPRTLFTSSTRDDRVHPGHARKMVAKMEAQGHDVLYYEDVEGGHGGSATNKERAFMDALSYTFLWKQLGSAKAGTSGVASSATQH
- a CDS encoding DUF5916 domain-containing protein; the protein is MTRRLAVLALLWIPAAAQAASPKPGPPLTIRRVSGPITLDGDLSDPGWKGADSVTTWFETRVGDNVEPQVRNLGFLAYDDHYLYAGFHFEDPNPKRIRAPIGDHDAIQGSMDYGGVIIDSRNDSKTARMFLANPHGVQYDAVTSDVTGEDSSPDFYWDAVGKITPTGWNLEIRIPFSSLRYASDSLPTWGILLYRNYPRDRHYQFFSARLPRDVSCFICNSSKLTGLADLPHDSHLVVAPFATAEKKDELTGDAGSPLEDHPVKGDGGVDVKWNPAGDQAIDGAWRPDFSQVESDAAQITANERFAVFYPEKRPFFLEGIDLFSTPFQAVYTRTVTAPDWGVRATGRFGTSAYTVLATHDRGGGSVIIPGPQGSNFAPQDFASDVGIVRIRHDMGQSFVSVLGTAQQVDGGGHNYVGGPDLQWRPRPTDAFTGQALWSQTQTPARPDLAGEWDGRTLDDHAALLNWSHNTPHFDWFLQGQDLGPDFRANNGFIPQVGFREAFLDGGYTIRPGNFFISRQRFFTTDYLDLDPSGNTLARHIALGTGGDGKLSTFFRLELNHDDILVSDTLLSRFRPRFYVEASLGRFINFISLDSYFGQEIDFDNARRGTGATLIGSVTLRPSDHLELRGDGSTRWINETTPDGHSGRLFLADVGRLRLTWSFSSRSYVRLIGQFVKTTRDTSLYTFEIEPKDADLSGSALFAYKLNWQSVLFLGYGDDRTFADLTGQYTISARQAFAKISYAFQI
- a CDS encoding FlgD immunoglobulin-like domain containing protein, with the translated sequence MSHTDRRVGLRFRAVPRGAVLAGLLALTACSARVARADATAGFVEHWSSSAFAGWGGGSSYSNPGTGGALGAGDGFLIISNATPFNLGAKSSGPNYTGDWRAAGIGKVQFSLKDVGNPDPLEIHFTLGSQSTFYQCNTGFVPTSDWSTFTVDLSDTANFTRIIGVGTFSSAITAVDRVLIRHDVSPFVQSPDPIAADFGLDEFTFVAGSTGVPLPGPAVALPIELAPPYPNPSRGPVALSLQSHDASAITIQVVDVSGRLIRRATLAAASPGPRLWTWDGRSDAGDVAPAGYYRVRAFSAAGGTSQPLVRLAGAR
- the glpK gene encoding glycerol kinase GlpK translates to MLALDQGTTGSTALLLDRRGRVVGRGYAELPQHFPKPGWVEHDALEIWASVERAAREALRSAGDGPGARVAAIGITNQRETTVLWNRRTGRPVARAIVWQDRRTHERCQALKRRGLEIGIRRRTGLVLDPYFSASKLEWLLRESASRRAAAHRGELAFGTVDSWLLWKLTGGAVHATDPTNASRTMLYDIRERRWSAALLRRFGVPARVLPAVLPSSGRFGVTRGAGFVPDGVVIAGIAGDQQAALFGQGCVTPGSSKNTYGTGAFLLLHTGARAVASKAGLLTTIACGSRGEIAYALEGSVFIAGAAIQWLRDGLGLLRQADESEALARSVPDSGGVVFVPAFVGLGAPHWRADVRGAIIGLTRGTTRAHLVRAALESLAFQSCELVEAMERDARVRVKRLRVDGGASANDLLMQIQADLLGVPVERPRVIETTALGAGLLAGLAVGFWKSAREVDHAREIERVFRPQHGAVWRRAEMERWNRAVSALLAP